A stretch of DNA from Brevibacillus ruminantium:
AGTTTTGGGGATTTATGTATGTTAAGTGTAGTTTTACCTTCATTTTTTTGAACATTAGGACATAGGATAAACCTCATGATTGCGGTCAAACCATATAACGTAAAATACATTTCTTATTCGATACCCGAAAAGCCTTGCCCGCTGTGAAACACGACACTCATAAATTGATACATCAGGGGATATATACTCTGGCAAATCCTTGGAAAAGGTTTTGGGGTCTAATATTTTTATTCCGAGCCCTTTTATTTTTAAGGCATCTTGCCATGTACTATTCCCAAGCTTCTTTAAGGTGTCAACCAGTTGTTTTAATTCAGTCCCCTGCCACTCTTCTAACTGAAAATGATTTGGACAAACATCTTTAAATGAAAGCACTGGAGGCATGTGATCTGTTGATCCAGTGTCCTCCGGTGCAATTACAGCCTTTTCGGAAAGGCGTTTATCACGAATCTTGTTACTAACCGCCCTCACTTTTGGTCTTCTTTTACTCATCCTCAATCATATCCTTATAATAGTTCCTCATAGTGTTTTCATCAATTGGGGTATTACAAGAACGTCCTTCTGGAAGATCTCCTCTAGCCTCAAGCCACGGGTCTTCCTGGTGAGTAAGGTTTTCCAAATAGCGCGCTGAGTACTTTCCATATACATCCCAAATCTCGTCCAGGAATTCACGAATTGGTTTCGGGATTGATTTTATCTCGAAATCCTCCGGATAAGGAATTGGATCCCAGCCATAACCTCGATATTCGTACCACAGACCCGGATTAACTGGTCCATGTGCCCAAGCTTCGAAATGAGCTTCAAACAAAGGTTCATCTTCAATTGCAAGATGCCATGCCTGAGCATAATAGCATATTTTTTGGAGTTTTAGATGCGTAATATTGTCGCCAGAATCTCGATCGACTTTTGTTAAGAAATAGTTCGCTACATCGTTTATTGTAGTCAATTACTATCCCCCTTTCCGCTTAGTTCATGACAGAGGGCATTAAAACATACTTGGTACTGTTTCGAGTTCATTTTATCACAGATTATGAAAATGACATCAGTCAAAAAGCGCGTTATTCGACAAAATTCTACATGTAATCATGTTATGGTTTGTTCTATTATGTCCGTATATCCACTATTTGATCCATCTGGATCCACTGGATTTCCTCGTCGTTCATCAGCTTGATACGTCGTCCCTGCTGATCAATCCATTTTACAATTCCCCACATGCTGCAGGTATTGCCCAGCTCTTCTCTGAACTGTTGCCACCAGATAATGGTGATTGCGTAGTCCAGTTGCAAAGATTCCTGAAGAATGCGGTTGATCTCGGCCTTTTCGTCCTCCTCCAGTTCTGGTTTTTCGACCAGTGTTTTTTCAAAGTAGTAATCGGATAACGCTTGGCCATGTTCCGGCAAAACCCATCGCATTGCAAACAAATCGTCCATCTTGCCCATTATCTCACCTCATACACGAACGTTTGTTTGTATTATATGCGAACAACATGCGAACATGCAAATAAAAATGCCTCGTTAATACGAGGCAAAAGAAAAATTATAATTTCTCTTTGCTATACAGATACTGAGTTCTTACTTCCTTCAAACACTTTCGCTAGCCCTTGAGTTTGCATATCCGTTAAGTAAATAGACATCAATCTCCAGTAAGCTTCCCAAACCGTATCATTAATCTGATAATAACGAACTTTCAGTCCTAATGATTCTGCTTCAGACCAGTTGATTACAGATCCGTGATTCGGGTATTTTTCAATATCCAATAACTGATCCGCGATGTCTCTCGCTTTTTGAGCATCACCTATACACATCGATCTCAATAACCAACGTTCTGCAATGTTCCTTGCATGATCTTCAGCCTGTCTACAAAACTGAATGAAAGCTGCATCAACACTCTGCAATATTGGGAAGTACGTAGGGTTCAAGTTGCCATTATTCTTAATTACCTCAGCTTGAATAGCTTCGAGTCCCTTTAAGAACGCTTTTGCAGGACGATAAGTCATGATCCCTTGCATGTTACGAATTGGTACCTGTGGATCAATTGGCCCTAGTTCAGATGAGTCTCCCATCACAATTTCGTCAGCAAATAAAGAAATCATAGTGCCCGCACTTTTGGCAGTTAGCGGTACTACGACACGAAGATGCTTTATCTTAGGTAACAGTGTGTTTACTAGTTGTTCAGCAGCATTTGGATCTCCGCCCGGTGTATGAAGTAAGAAATCCACTTCACTATCGTCTTCCAAATCATGTATCAATTCACTGAAAGGCAATACATCGTCTCTACTAATAGAACTGTTACTGTGATGAAAATTAGAAACGTAAACAATGATGCGACGACCAGTTAACTTTTCAATGTCTTTGATCCATTCTTGTCGATAGTAACGATTTCTATTGGCTGCAAAATATAACGGTGTTTGTTTAGGGAAATTAAACTCACCGGTTGAAGACAAGATACTTCACCTCAACTAAAATTTGTAATATTGCTTTTGAGTGGATTTTTCATGGGGATTTTGTTGTGGTGACTCTTGGATGCTTTTTTGATAACGAGAATAATCAGTCAAAAATGTTTCATATTTCTGCTCCAACGATTTCCCATTTGCATCAGTTTTGATCTTCTGTTCTTCAATAGACTTTAATAACATATCCAACATTTTATCACCTCAGCGAATTGGATAATGTAACACAGATTTCACTTACTGTCATTTTTTCATTCAACGATACCATACTTGGAATTAACTCTCAATACACCAAGCAAAATTGTAATCAAACTTTTACTGTATTGAACACCTTAATATACCCTAAAAAGATAAAAAACATCCTTCTTTGGACATCTCCAAGAGATTTGTACTTTGGTAAATACATCCAAACATTTACAGTGTGTTCGTGTTTGTTCCCCTATACACAATGGTATAGGTTTGATAAAATAAAGACATAACAAGGACAAGGGGGCGAACCATTATGAAAAACGTAATGACGAGAGCATGGGAAATCGCAAAGCTCGCTGCGAACAAATTCGGTGGAAAAGTTAAGGAATTTTTCGCTCAATCCCTTCGTCTCGCTTGGTACGAGGTCAAATCCATGACTGCCGCAACTGAAAAGGTCATCGTCGAAGCAAACCACGATACAAAACTCATTAATGTGTACGGCGAGCGCAATGGAAAAGTGTTTTTCAAACGTGAAAACCTGAATGTATCTGACTACCGTGAAGCTTATGGGTACCTGGTAGTAGGCAAAGGCATCAGTACCGCTGTATTTTACACCATCGTCAATGACGCTAAACAACTCAACGGCGTTAAAGTCCACTGATAAATAGGTAAATGCCGGCGAGTGTTTGGCGGTCAAGTGTCGGTGGTTGACAATCAACGGTATTAACGGCAGCAGCAGCCTAAAGAGAGGTGTATTGCATGAAGCACGAGTTGATTCCAGGTCAGCGTTTCAATCGGCTAGAGGTTATCCGTGAGGTCGATAAGAAAAACAATCGCCGGCAGGTATTGTGTAAGTGTGATTGCGGAAACGAAAAAGTCGTAAACCTATACAAACTGCTTGACGGACTCACACGATCATGCGGTTGCCTAAACCGAGAGGCGATAGCGAGGTCACGTTTTAAAGATTTGACAAACCACAAATTTGGAAGACTCCGGGTGATAGGTACTGATGGAAACATGCGGCACAACAGAAGCGTGATGTGGGAGTGTGAGTGTGAGTGTGGCGAAATCGTTCCAGTTTCATCGAGAGATCTAACAAGCGGAAATAAAAAGTCATGTGGATGTCTTATCCCTGATCATACATCCACTTTAAAAGAGCATAACGAAAAGCACCATACCGTAGATGGAGTTTTTGTGCCACTCCTTAAACAAAAATTGCAGAAAAACAGTACGACCGGCGCAAAGGGCGTGTCTATTCAACGAAAAAAGGATGGGAGCATTAAATACGTTGCGAACATAACCATCAAAGGTAAGAGGCATTATTTAGGGATATTCGACGAAAAAGAGGATGCTATTGCCGCGAGAGCTGCAGCGGAAGAAAAATATCACAAACCGTATTTGGAGGGCAGCAATGATGGAAACAGCAAAAATTAAGTGGACAGGAACGGGTACATGGGATGGTTGGCGAATCGTTGAGGATACTCTTATAAGTCCATCCGGGCGCAGGTATCTCCCCGTAGACCTCGAACCAAAGGTGTACTCACAGGCTGATCTTGCAAAGGCCCTAGGTGTAACACGTGGCGCAATTGCGGATAGAGTCAGGC
This window harbors:
- a CDS encoding MAG6450 family protein, coding for MSKRRPKVRAVSNKIRDKRLSEKAVIAPEDTGSTDHMPPVLSFKDVCPNHFQLEEWQGTELKQLVDTLKKLGNSTWQDALKIKGLGIKILDPKTFSKDLPEYISPDVSIYECRVSQRARLFGYRIRNVFYVIWFDRNHEVYPMS
- a CDS encoding Panacea domain-containing protein, whose product is MTTINDVANYFLTKVDRDSGDNITHLKLQKICYYAQAWHLAIEDEPLFEAHFEAWAHGPVNPGLWYEYRGYGWDPIPYPEDFEIKSIPKPIREFLDEIWDVYGKYSARYLENLTHQEDPWLEARGDLPEGRSCNTPIDENTMRNYYKDMIEDE
- a CDS encoding YolD-like family protein — encoded protein: MGKMDDLFAMRWVLPEHGQALSDYYFEKTLVEKPELEEDEKAEINRILQESLQLDYAITIIWWQQFREELGNTCSMWGIVKWIDQQGRRIKLMNDEEIQWIQMDQIVDIRT
- a CDS encoding SDH family Clp fold serine proteinase, producing MSSTGEFNFPKQTPLYFAANRNRYYRQEWIKDIEKLTGRRIIVYVSNFHHSNSSISRDDVLPFSELIHDLEDDSEVDFLLHTPGGDPNAAEQLVNTLLPKIKHLRVVVPLTAKSAGTMISLFADEIVMGDSSELGPIDPQVPIRNMQGIMTYRPAKAFLKGLEAIQAEVIKNNGNLNPTYFPILQSVDAAFIQFCRQAEDHARNIAERWLLRSMCIGDAQKARDIADQLLDIEKYPNHGSVINWSEAESLGLKVRYYQINDTVWEAYWRLMSIYLTDMQTQGLAKVFEGSKNSVSV
- a CDS encoding DUF3653 domain-containing protein, producing METAKIKWTGTGTWDGWRIVEDTLISPSGRRYLPVDLEPKVYSQADLAKALGVTRGAIADRVRRGTLPPFDEGKTWRAETIRYLFDK